DNA sequence from the Candidatus Cloacimonadota bacterium genome:
CTGGGCTTTCAACCAATGCTTATTGCTATTATGATAACGACCCAGCTAATGGTGATACTTACGGCGCTTTATACAACTGGTATGCCGTGGATGATGCAAGAGGTTTAGCACCGGAAGGCTGGCATGTGCCCACAGATGCAGAAATTATGGAGTTGGAAATGTATCTCGGAATGAGCCAACAGCAGGCAAACAGCACAGGCTATCGAGGCACTAACGAAGGCAGCAAGCTTGCCGGCGGTTACGATCTATGGCAAAATGGAGCGTTGAGAAATGACCCCGAATTCGGCAGCAGCGGCTTCAGCTTCCTTCCTGGCGG
Encoded proteins:
- a CDS encoding fibrobacter succinogenes major paralogous domain-containing protein; amino-acid sequence: MSRKSSFLYSIIFILFSLNFGCKETISLDSGNATVTDIDGNVYQTLVLGDQEWMAENLKVTHYRNGDPIPNVTTNSTWAGLSTNAYCYYDNDPANGDTYGALYNWYAVDDARGLAPEGWHVPTDAEIMELEMYLGMSQQQANSTGYRGTNEGSKLAGGYDLWQNGALRNDPEFGSSGFSFLPGG